In the genome of Pseudomonadota bacterium, one region contains:
- a CDS encoding serine/threonine protein kinase produces MSEAVESAGVAPSASEGEQHDSLVGRVLDRRYRIDRLLARGGMSRIYYADQISLARQVALKVLDGELVRSKGNEFCERFLREASLAGQLRHPNVVTVLDHGRSADGAYYIAMELVEGRTLCELIRDEAPLRTGRALHLAMQLCSALREAHGLGIVHRDLKPANVMLVRYDNDPEFVKILDFGLAKDINRSSQLTSVGRFIGSPQYASPEHVQSRPVDARTDLYSLGVILYEMLTGKIPFARDSDMDTLAAQLHDPPPPMLAHGKPVAPALEALVMQCLAKERDERLATAGALLRQLRKVDGELGQELCDGTPLSTAWARESRPQAQSAVAADRPAALPSEGARSHTGPQRQSPMRSSEDQRPAIPNRGADPNRGADTNRGADTNRGADTNRGADPNRTSGTKNSMRISTSDGLPPATITLPALDSSPLQTNNTAKTLWQNRRNWLVAASLVGACGIGVAVGLLMGPDASLDPSPAAAVLPGLAQHGAAANDAQHAATTGAGSAIADTPGSPDLHRGVGPAPSRGADLNRGADTNRGADTNRGADTNRGADTNRGG; encoded by the coding sequence ATGAGTGAAGCTGTGGAGAGTGCCGGTGTCGCCCCCTCAGCCTCCGAGGGCGAGCAGCACGATTCACTGGTAGGTCGCGTACTCGACCGTCGCTATCGCATTGACCGATTGCTGGCGCGCGGTGGGATGAGCCGCATCTACTACGCCGACCAGATCTCCTTGGCGCGGCAGGTAGCCCTGAAAGTGCTCGATGGGGAACTCGTGCGCAGCAAGGGCAACGAGTTCTGCGAGCGTTTTCTGCGCGAGGCCTCGCTGGCAGGCCAGCTTCGCCACCCCAACGTGGTGACGGTACTGGACCACGGTCGCAGCGCTGACGGAGCCTACTACATCGCGATGGAGCTGGTGGAAGGGCGGACGCTGTGCGAGCTGATCAGAGACGAGGCGCCTCTTCGGACAGGCCGAGCGCTGCACCTGGCGATGCAGCTCTGCAGTGCGCTCCGCGAAGCGCACGGGCTCGGAATCGTGCACCGCGATCTGAAGCCGGCCAATGTGATGCTGGTGCGTTACGACAACGACCCCGAATTCGTGAAGATCCTGGACTTCGGGCTGGCCAAGGACATCAACCGCAGCTCGCAGCTCACCTCGGTGGGTCGATTCATCGGCTCGCCCCAATACGCCTCCCCCGAGCACGTGCAGAGTCGCCCGGTGGACGCGCGCACCGACCTCTATTCCCTGGGCGTGATCCTGTACGAAATGCTTACCGGCAAGATCCCCTTTGCGCGAGACAGCGACATGGATACGCTCGCAGCACAACTCCACGACCCGCCACCCCCCATGCTCGCGCACGGCAAGCCCGTTGCCCCGGCCCTCGAAGCGCTGGTCATGCAGTGTCTGGCAAAGGAGCGCGACGAGCGCCTGGCAACCGCCGGGGCGTTGTTGCGCCAGCTGCGCAAAGTAGACGGCGAGCTGGGACAAGAACTGTGCGACGGAACGCCGCTCAGCACAGCGTGGGCGCGCGAAAGCAGGCCGCAAGCACAATCAGCGGTTGCCGCTGATCGCCCTGCGGCGCTACCCTCAGAGGGCGCTCGCTCGCACACTGGCCCGCAGCGGCAAAGCCCGATGCGCTCAAGCGAAGACCAACGCCCGGCAATTCCCAACCGCGGTGCCGATCCCAACCGCGGTGCCGATACCAACCGCGGTGCCGATACCAACCGCGGTGCCGATACCAACCGCGGTGCCGATCCCAACCGCACCAGCGGCACCAAGAACTCCATGAGGATCAGCACGTCAGACGGACTGCCGCCCGCCACCATCACCTTGCCCGCTCTGGACTCGAGCCCCCTGCAAACCAACAACACCGCGAAAACGCTCTGGCAGAACCGGCGCAACTGGCTGGTTGCCGCAAGCCTGGTAGGCGCCTGCGGGATCGGCGTAGCTGTGGGTCTGCTGATGGGACCCGACGCCTCGTTGGATCCATCCCCGGCGGCGGCCGTGCTACCCGGTCTCGCTCAGCATGGGGCGGCGGCGAACGACGCACAGCACGCTGCAACAACCGGAGCAGGATCTGCGATAGCTGACACCCCGGGTTCGCCGGATTT